In Denticeps clupeoides chromosome 1, fDenClu1.1, whole genome shotgun sequence, a single window of DNA contains:
- the LOC114796457 gene encoding titin isoform X8: MQMESRRKSQRSSFMDSLSSRSQWIIVLGLLITWSMAGIFMFDFINFKEEPDTQEDPIAAINDALESISEYMDKGLDVLSDPLGLVPESGEIVESAVDGLADLAGSASGLLLDSEGSVYGVRFLKSGGALIEDVRTGMQDAVLYLFHIFEGVLNAVTSFPVGILTQTLDGVKCILNLIANCIPSMPASREGSSYGVGALKSGGALMEDARIGLKNAVLYIFDVFQGLLNAAASFPFDGVTWIVNLIANCIPSMPAGHEGGFYGEVVLQSGGALVEDVRTGVKNVVLYLFNVFEGVLDAVIFIPDLLVTQTMHGVKYITNIVVYCVTSIPIDHAGWIPESIKPMNAITYATEGITNLNKNVFGSLSNMFKSDEGYIPEMSFDPMKVVTDAVEEITDKRNMFLAYLSTMLMQEKEDALQMKRKKGEFFPPLETVTEIMDRKEDDVLLEKIFKATSTKLEDHRRGRAMDDLQEEHEQKQEDSGKLDLKEEEDLDHMGEYQQEDRDEKNNKDASDYYNVSEPENLDDAVEKNVEGLVFLMKPITDVPDLERDSEAADEYEDKKSPESVIPEIEEFKEFETIPDDDEEMISGDTEETGKQARSDITEEEDDDDDDDDDDDKVPAEQAHSDITVSDFEGEIEMKVTDDDDLDSEDTEEKTSNVADDHIIEGEDDGEDLTEKTTAASKLAETTDDYNNDDAEDYRGGDEDNKDKDDYLEIEDAEETTAHDESVSEIDNKKDHVTESEDDVKDLIGPFTEAPKLADNEDDLEREDEEGKITSDLALAEIDNKHDHMTESEDDLIEPPTAAASLTDNHNVHDDDDAEEKIKSDVVVTEMDDKDDPLTVSEADSEDLIDPPAEAPSLTENCDVNYGDVHDDDDDLDSDDAEEKIKSDGGLAEDLVEPQTESPKMAEASDADEEDDLQSEDAEDKIKAEIRNKDDHMTESEDDSEDHTEPTTAAPSLAEVSDNQNDDEDDNDFDSDGSEMTEPLETMDTDVSAEQTKPEDILLKPDSSANGDDQNNNNNDRRKEKSKMKKQLPGKTRQSNITSDVLTEQEDLDSLPQDLYGVLEQEKAYKEQKTKEEVYKVIQELRAAEDEEDEEQMAITEETEKNAEEKTSDRMKRKAKLQMNMTSDDLEPKAEKLEKPEKLKKKPSVETHVIKKKSQKEVEAQRERAKPAKKEAEVLKEKVKPAKTERKVAKKAEQAKKAAPKVSTEKAKISPERKEAEDLKRKVKPAPAIKEVPQEKVKLAPEEAEVTKEKVKPLKKDFAASKEKAKPKKDVEAQTERAKPGKDAEVPKEKAKAKEARQVAKEKPAAQIKEPQVPQKKPITPEKEPAEKAKARPTKKESELPKEKAKAPAEVKEVPKEKVKPTPPIKKPKILKKDLKPITKEPKIPKEESKPIKKEPKIPKEEPKPIKEEPEIPKEESKPTKKVPEKAKSAPAIKEPEMPKEKEKPTLTVKKAEVTKEKAKSTRAAKQAEVPKEKARPTPGVKKPEEETHPEKKEIQKEEPKSSKKEPKILKEEPKPIKKEPKILKELKPIKKVPKIPKEGSKPIKKELKMPKEEPKPIKEEPEIPKEEPKPTKKEPEISKEESKPIKTEPKVPKEETPPSKKDPKILKEETQPMKKAPELSKEEPKHIKKEHKVLKEEPSPITKEPKIPKEEPKPKKESKIPKAKPRPTMKEPDISKEESKPIKTEPKSPKKELKPIKKEPKIPKEELKPIKKEPKVKKENTQPIKKEPKIPKVKAKPIMKEPKVPKEEIQLIKKEAKIPEEEPKPIKKEPKVPKEETKPIKKEPKVKKEDTQSITKAEPKIPKEEPEPIKKEPKVPKEDTQPIKKEPKIPVEEPKPIKKEPKVPKEDTHPIKKEPKIPVEEPKPIKKEPKVPKEDTQPIKKEPKIPVEEPKSIKKEPKIPVEEPKSIKKEPKVPKEETKPIKKEPKIPEEEPKSIKKEPKVPKEETKPIKKEPKTPKVEAKPIKKEPKIPEEEPKSIKKEPKIPVEEPKSIKKEPKVPKEETKPIKKEPKIPEEEPKPIKKEPKIPKEEPKPIKKEPKVPKEDTQPIKKEPKIPEEEPKPIKKEPKVPKEETKPIKKEPKTPKVEAKPIKKESKIPEEEPKSIKKEPKIPEEEPKSIKKEPKIPEEESKSIKKEPKVPKEDTQPIKKEPKIPKEEPKPIKKEPKVPKEETKPIKKEPKTPKVEAKPIKKEPKIPEEEPKSIKKELDILKEEPKKAEAEVAKGKVKSTPAVKKPEVPKEKPEPIKKEAEMPKEKLKATPTIKKAEVQKEEKKLMKKEPEVPNEKVLHTTATQVEPVLKEKVKPPRKDVELAKAKAKPAPPLKAEAGIPKDKAKPKKAAEKDKEKPEPTPSPKELGVKKEKVPAAPTAKKPDVPKTEAKQPKKAPGAVLKERLKLTRELEGLKNLTKPIPKKEHIVKERKKLVEKATPEAPKEVKPVPETEEPEVSQETTAPLEKVVHIESVTPVDVTEPAPTKPGEPPLLEEFGAEEDDLPYFQCFFVDEDDTHYPFFPFSPIQM, from the exons ATGCAGATGGAGTCTCGTCGCAAGAGCCAGCGCAGCAGCTTCATGGATTCCCTTAGCAGCCGCAGCCAATGGATCATCGTCCTCGGCCTCCTCATCACCTGGTCCATGGCTGGCATATTTATGTTCGACTTCATCAATTTCAAGGAAGAACCGG acacacaggagGATCCCATAGCCGCTATAAACGATGCGTTGGAGAGCATCTCGGAATATATGGATAAAGGCCTGGACGTTTTGAGTGACCCGCTGG GTTTAGTACCTGAATCGGGTGAGATAGTCGAGTCTGCTGTTGATGGACTCGCTGATTTAGCAGGCTCGGCATCAGGACTGCTGCTGGACAGTGAAG gGAGCGTGTACGGAGTGCGTTTCTTGAAATCAGGTGGTGCTCTAATCGAAGATGTAAGAACTGGAATGCAGGATGCGGTGCTGTATTTATTCCACATCTTTGAAG GAGTGCTGAATGCAGTGACCTCCTTCCCAGTAGGAATTTTGACTCAAACACTTGATGGAGTTAAATGCATACTGAACTTGATCGCAAACTGTATTCCAAGCATGCCAGCTAGCCGTGAAG GGAGTTCTTATGGAGTGGGCGCCCTGAAATCTGGTGGTGCACTAATGGAAGATGCAAGAATTGGGCTGAAGAACGCAGTCCTGTATATATTCGACGTCTTTCAAG GCCTCCTCAATGCAGCGGCCTCCTTCCCGTTTGATGGAGTAACATGGATAGTGAACTTGATTGCAAACTGTATTCCAAGCATGCCAGCTGGCCACGAAG gggGTTTTTATGGAGAGGTTGTCCTGCAATCTGGAGGTGCACTCGTGGAAGATGTGAGAACTGGAGTGAAGAATGTGGTTCTGTATTTATTCAACGTCTTCGAAG GAGTGCTGGATGCAGTTATCTTCATCCCGGATCTGCTTGTGACTCAAACAATGCATGGAGTGAAATACATAACAAACATTGTGGTATATTGCGTCACAAGCATACCCATTGACCATGCAG GTTGGATTCCCGAAAGCATTAAACCAATGAACGCCATTACTTACGCAACAGAAGGAATCACTAACCTAAACAAGAATGTCTTTGGCTCGTTGTCTAACATGTTCAAGAGTGATGAAG GTTACATTCCGGAAATGAGCTTTGACCCCATGAAAGTTGTCACTGATGCAGTAGAAGAAATTACTGACAAAAGGAACATGTTCTTGGCATATTTGTCAACTATGCTGATGCAAGAAAAGG aaGATGCACTacagatgaaaagaaagaaag GAGAATTTTTCCCTCCACTAGAAACAG TTACAGAGATCATGGACAGAAAAGAAGATGATGTTCTGCTGGAGAAGATCTTTAAGGCCACTAGTACAAAGCTAGAAGATCACAGGAGAGGAAGAGCCATGGATGACCTCCAAGAAGAGCATGAGCAAAAACAGGAAGATTCTGGTAAATTGGAtttgaaagaggaagaagatcTAGATCACATGGGAGAATATCAACAGGAGGACAGGGATGAGAAAAACAACAAGGATGCTTCTGATTATTATAATGTTTCCGAACCTGAAAATCTTGATGATGCTGTTGAAAAAAATGTTGAGGGTCTTGTGTTTTTGATGAAACCCATCACAGACGTTCCAGATTTGGAAAGGGATTCTGAAGCAGCAGATGAATATGAGGATAAGAAGAGTCCAGAGTCTGTCATTCCTGAAATAgaagaatttaaagaatttgaAACAATTCCAGATGACGATGAAGAAATGATCAGTGGGGATACAGAGGAGACAGGAAAACAGGCAAGATCTGACataacagaagaagaagatgatgatgatgatgatgatgatgatgatgataaggTCCCAGCAGAACAGGCACATTCTGATATAACCGTGTCTGACTTTGAAGGTGAAATAGAGATGAAGGTCACTGATGACGATGATTTAGACAGTGAGGATACAGAGGAAAAAACATCCAATGTAGCTGACGATCATATTATTGAAGGTGAAGATGACGGTGAAGACCTGACAGAAAAAACCACAGCAGCCAGTAAATTGGCTGAGACCACTGACGATTACAACAACGATGATGCTGAAGATTACAGGGGAGGTGATGAAGATAACAAAGATAAGGATGATTATTTGGAGATCGAGGATGCAGAGGAAACAACAGCACATGATGAATCTGTTTCTGAAATAGATAACAAAAAGGATCATGTCACTGAAAGTGAAGATGACGTTAAAGACCTGATAGGACCATTCACAGAAGCACCTAAACTGGCTGATAATGAAGATGATTTAGAGCGTGAGGATGAAGAAGGAAAAATAACATCTGATCTAGCTCTAGCTGAAATAGATAACAAACATGACCACATGACTGAAAGTGAAGATGACCTGATAGAACcacccacagcagcagcatcactgACAGATAACCACAAtgttcatgatgatgatgatgcagaagaaaaaattaaatctgaTGTAGTTGTAACTGAAATGGATGACAAAGATGATCCTCTGACTGTAAGTGAAGCTGACAGTGAAGATCTAATAGATCCACCTGCAGAAGCACCATCATTGACTGAGAACTGTGATGTTAATTATGGTGAtgttcatgatgatgatgatgatttggATAGTGATGatgcagaagaaaaaataaaatctgatggAGGTCTAGCTGAAGACCTTGTAGAACCACAAACAGAATCACCTAAAATGGCTGAGGCCAGTGATGCTGATGAGGAAGATGATTTACAGAGCGAGGATGCAGAAGACAAAATAAAAGCTGAAATACGTAATAAAGATGACCACATGACTGAAAGTGAAGATGATAGTGAAGACCATACAGAACCAACTACAGCAGCACCATCACTGGCTGAGGTCAGTGATAATCaaaatgatgatgaagatgataaTGATTTTGACAGTGATGGTTCAGAGATGACAGAACCGCTGGAGACAATGGATACAGATGTATCAGCTGAACAAACCAAACCTGAGGACATACTTTTGAAGCCTGACAGTTCTGCCAATGGTGATgaccaaaacaacaacaacaacgacagAAGGAAGGAAAAATCCAAAATGAAGAAGCAGTTGCCGGGGAAGACAAGGCAATCAAACATCACGTCCGATGTTCTCACAGAGCAAGAAGATCTGGACTCTTTGCCACAGGACTTATACGGAG TTCTTGAACAAGAAAAAGCATATaaagagcaaaaaacaaaagaagaagtgTATAAGGTCATCCAAG AGTTGAGAGCCGcagaggatgaagaggatgaagaacAGATGGCCATAACTgaggaaacagaaaaaaatgctgaagaAAAAACATCCGACAGAATGAAACGCAAAGCCAAGCTTCAGATGAACATGACTTCAGATGACCTGGAGCCCAAAG CAGAGAAACTGGAGAAGCCCGAGAAGCTGAAGAAGAAACCCAGTGTTGAGACTCATGTGATAAAAAAGAAGTCCCAGAAAG AGGTGGAAGCTCAAAGGGAAAGAGCCAAACCAGCAAAGAAAG AAGCTGAGGTCCTGAAAGAGAAAGTCAAACCAGCCAAGACAG AACGTAAAGTTGCAAAGAAAGCTGAACAAGCAAAGAAAG CAGCACCTAAAGTTTCCACAGAAAAAGCCAAAATATCACCAGAGAGAAAAG AAGCTGAGGATCTGAAGAGGAAAGTCAAACCAGCTCCAGCAATTAAGG AAGTGCCACAAGAAAAAGTCAAGCTTGCACCTGAAGAGGCCGAAG TTACAAAGGAGAAGGTCAAACCACTGAAGAAAg aCTTTGCTGCTTCAAAGGAAAAAGCCAAACCAAAGAAAG ATGTGGAAGCTCAGACAGAGAGGGCCAAACCAGGAAAGG ATGCTGAAGTCCCAAAAGAAAAAGCTAAAGCAAAGGAGG CAAGACAAGTGGCAAAAGAAAAACCAGCAGCACAAATAAAAG AGCCTCAGGTTCCACAGAAGAAACCCATAACTCCTGAGAAAG AACCAGCTGAAAAGGCCAAAGCTCgaccaacaaaaaaag AATCTGAATTACCAAAAGAAAAGGCCAAGGCTCCAGCTGAAGTAAAAG AAGTtccaaaagaaaaagtgaaaccTACTCCACCAATTAAAA AACCAAAGATTCTGAAGAAGGACCTCAAACCTATAACGAAAG AACCCAAGATTCCAAAGGAGGAATCCAAACCTATAAAGAaag AACCTAAGATTCCAAAGGAGGAACCCAAACCAATAAAGGAAG AACCAGAGATTCCAAAGGAGGAATCTAAACCTACAAAGAAAG TGCCAGAAAAGGCCAAGTCTGCCCCAGCAATAAAAG AACCAGAAAtgccaaaagaaaaagagaagccCACTCTAACAGTTAAAA AAGCAGAAGtgacaaaagaaaaagccaAGTCTACTCGAGCTGCTAAAC AAGCAGAAGTGCCGAAAGAAAAGGCCAGGCCTACTCCAGGGGTTAAAA AACCAGAGGAGGAAACCCATCCTGAAAAGAAAG AAATTCAGAAAGAGGAACCCAAATCTTCAAAGAAAG AACCCAAGATCCTGAAAGAGGAACCCAAACCTATTAAGAAAG AACCAAAGATTCTGAAGGAGCTCAAACCTATAAAGAAAG TACCCAAGATTCCTAAGGAGGGATCCAAACCTATAAAGAAAG AACTTAAAATGCCAAAAGAAGAACCCAAACCAATAAAGGAAG AACCAGAGATTCCAAAGGAGGAACCTAAACCTACAAAGAAAG AACCAGAGATTTCAAAGGAGGAATCCAAACCTATAAAGACAG AACCCAAGGTTCCAAAGGAGGAAACCCCACCTTCAAAGAAAG ACCCCAAGATTCTGAAAGAGGAAACCCAACCTATGAAGAAAG CTCCTGAGCTTTCAAAGGAGGAGCCCAAACATATTAAGAAAG AACACAAGGTTCTGAAAGAGGAACCCTCACCTATAACGAAAG AACCCAAGATTCCGAAGGAGGAACCCAAACCCAAGAAAG AATCAAAGATTCCAAAGGCAAAACCTAGACCTACAATGAAAG AACCAGATATTTCAAAGGAGGAATCCAAACCAATAAAGACAG AACCTAAAAGTCCAAAGAAGGAACTCAAACCAATCAAGAAAG AACCTAAGATTCCAAAGGAGGAACTCAAACCAATCAAGAAAG AACCCAAGGTTAAAAAAGAGAACACCCAACCTATTAAGAAAG AACCCAAAATCCCAAAGGTGAAAGCCAAACCTATAATGAAAG AACCCAAGGTTCCAAAGGAAGAAATACAACTTATAAAGAAAG AAGCCAAGATTCCAGAGGAGGAGCCCAAACCTATAAAGAAAG AACCCAAGGTTCCAAAGGAAGAAACCAAACCCATAAAAAAAG AACCCAAGGTTAAAAAAGAGGACACCCAATCTATTACGAAAG CAGAACCCAAGATTCCAAAGGAGGAGCCCGAACCTATAAAGAAAG AACCCAAGGTTCCAAAGGAAGACACCCAACCTATAAAGAAAG AACCCAAGATTCCAGTGGAGGAGCCCAAACCTATAAAGAAAG AACCCAAGGTTCCAAAGGAAGACACCCATCCTATAAAGAAAG AACCCAAGATTCCAGTGGAGGAGCCCAAACCTATAAAGAAAG AACCCAAGGTTCCAAAGGAAGACACCCAACCTATAAAGAAAG AACCCAAGATTCCAGTGGAGGAGCCCAAATCTATAAAGAAAG AACCCAAGATTCCAGTGGAGGAGCCCAAATCTATAAAGAAAG AACCCAAGGTTCCAAAGGAAGAAACCAAACCCATAAAGAAAG AACCCAAGATTCCAGAGGAGGAGCCCAAATCTATAAAGAAAG AACCCAAGGTTCCAAAGGAAGAAACCAAACCTATCAAGAAAG AACCCAAGACTCCAAAGGTGGAAGCCAAACCTATAAAGAAAG AACCCAAGATTCCAGAGGAGGAGCCCAAATCTATAAAGAAAG AACCCAAGATTCCAGTGGAGGAGCCCAAATCTATAAAGAAAG AACCCAAGGTTCCAAAGGAAGAAACCAAACCTATAAAGAAAG AACCCAAGATTCCAGAGGAGGAGCCCAAACCTATAAAGAAAG AACCCAAGATTCCAAAGGAGGAGCCCAAACCTATAAAGAAAG AACCCAAGGTTCCAAAGGAAGACACCCAACCTATAAAGAAAG AACCCAAGATTCCAGAGGAGGAGCCCAAACCTATAAAGAAAG AACCCAAGGTTCCAAAGGAAGAAACCAAACCTATAAAGAAAG AACCCAAGACTCCAAAGGTGGAAGCCAAACCTATAAAGAAAG AATCCAAGATTCCAGAGGAGGAGCCCAAATCTATAAAGAAAG AACCCAAGATTCCAGAGGAGGAGCCCAAATCTATAAAGAAAG AACCCAAGATTCCAGAGGAGGAGTCCAAATCTATAAAGAAAG AACCCAAGGTTCCAAAGGAAGACACCCAACCTATAAAGAAAG AACCCAAGATTCCAAAGGAGGAGCCCAAACCTATAAAGAAAG AACCCAAGGTTCCAAAGGAAGAAACCAAACCTATCAAGAAAG AACCCAAGACTCCAAAGGTGGAAGCCAAACCTATAAAGAAAG AACCCAAGATTCCAGAGGAGGAGCCCAAATCTATAAAGAAAG AACTAGATATTCTAAAGGAGGAACCCAAGAAAG CAGAGGCAGAAGTAGCAAAAGGCAAAGTCAAGTCCACTCCTGCAGTTAAAA AGCCTGAGGTTCCTAAGGAGAAACCTGAACCAATAAAGAAAG aAGCAGAAATGCCAAAAGAGAAACTCAAAGCCACTCCAACAATAAAAA AAGCTGAGGTtcaaaaggaggagaagaaactaATGAAGAAAg AACCAGAGGTGCCTAATGAAAAAGTATTACACACCACGGCAACACAAG TAGAGCCTGTTCTAAAGGAGAAAGTCAAGCCACCAAGGAAAG ATGTTGAATTGGCAAAAGCAAAAGCCAAACCGGCTCCACCATTAAAAG CAGAAGCTGGCATTCCAAAGGACAAAGCTAAACCTAAAAAAG CTGCTGAGAAGGACAAAGAAAAGCCAGAGCCCACTCCATCACCAAAGG AATTAGGTGTGAAGAAGGAAAAAGTCCCAGCTGCACCAACAGCAAAAA AGCCAGATGTTCCCAAGACTGAAGCCAAACAACCAAAGAAAG CACCAGGAGCGGTTTTGAAAGAAAGACTGAAACTGACAAGAG AGCTTGAAGGTCTGAAAAATCTTACAAAGCCTATTCCAAAGAAAG AACACATTGTAAAGGAAAGGAAGAAGCTGGTGGAGAAAG CAACTCCAGAGGCACCAAAAGAAGTGAAACCTGTGCCAGAGACAGAAG AGCCTGAAGTTTCACAGGAGACCACTGCACCTCTGGAGAAAG TTGTTCATATAGAATCTGTAACACCAGTGGACGTCACAGAACCAGCGCCTACAAAACCAG GTGAACCACCGCTGTTGGAGGAGTTTGGTGCAGAAGAAG atgacctGCCCTACTTCCAGTGCTTCTTTGTGGATGAAGATGACACCCACTATCCTTTCTTCCCTTTCTCACCGATCCAAATGTGA